The Methanolacinia petrolearia DSM 11571 genome has a segment encoding these proteins:
- a CDS encoding UPF0280 family protein, translating into MLRELFRYKTTFATILADDAKFFEPAKEAMIDARLEIESEISVNPLFLSSLVPVEKETESVHVERMVSAAKKAGTGPMAAVAGTIAWAGVEAMKENGAKAAVIDNGGDIALFSDKEIRIGLYAGNSSMSKKSAFIIPPGKEIYGVCTSSATVGPSISFGVADSVTVFSADVSLADAWATMICNDLRSPISEYPMNIDEMGVDGVFATFGKESAGWGILPEIRAAIVDTGLITSG; encoded by the coding sequence ATGCTCAGGGAACTGTTCAGGTATAAAACCACATTCGCCACGATACTTGCCGACGATGCGAAGTTCTTCGAACCGGCAAAGGAGGCGATGATCGATGCGAGACTTGAGATCGAATCAGAGATCTCGGTAAACCCCCTTTTTTTATCCAGCCTTGTCCCGGTCGAAAAAGAGACCGAATCCGTACACGTGGAGAGGATGGTCAGTGCAGCAAAGAAAGCCGGAACGGGCCCGATGGCTGCGGTCGCCGGAACGATTGCATGGGCGGGAGTGGAAGCGATGAAAGAAAACGGAGCCAAGGCGGCGGTTATAGACAACGGCGGGGACATCGCCCTGTTCTCGGATAAGGAGATCAGGATCGGACTGTACGCAGGGAATTCTTCGATGAGCAAAAAATCGGCATTTATCATTCCGCCCGGAAAAGAGATCTACGGAGTATGCACGTCATCGGCAACCGTAGGGCCTTCGATCTCGTTCGGAGTCGCCGATTCTGTCACCGTATTCTCAGCCGACGTCTCCCTTGCCGATGCATGGGCGACGATGATCTGCAACGACCTGAGATCGCCGATCTCTGAATATCCCATGAATATCGATGAGATGGGGGTAGACGGTGTATTCGCAACGTTCGGAAAAGAGAGTGCCGGGTGGGGTATTCTGCCTGAGATCAGGGCGGCGATAGTTGACACCGGCCTGATAACTTCGGGCTGA
- a CDS encoding TIGR00295 family protein produces the protein MKISDIDPITLLKKSGCPDNVIEHCISVRDLAVVFARNAPVDRELVEKGALLHDIGRCRTHSIAHGQAGAEICRDYGLPEEICRIVETHIGAGLTAEECREEGLKPIDCVPKTLEEKIVAHADNLIKGTKEITIDERLRLSANLSEAARKRMKDLSDEIEKYR, from the coding sequence GTGAAGATATCAGATATAGATCCAATAACTCTTTTAAAAAAATCAGGCTGTCCTGATAACGTCATCGAACACTGTATTTCAGTACGGGATCTTGCGGTGGTCTTCGCCCGAAATGCACCGGTGGACAGGGAACTTGTAGAAAAGGGAGCGCTTCTTCACGACATCGGACGCTGCCGGACGCATTCGATTGCTCACGGTCAGGCGGGTGCAGAGATCTGCAGGGATTACGGGCTCCCGGAAGAGATCTGCCGCATCGTCGAGACGCATATAGGTGCAGGACTAACCGCAGAAGAATGCCGCGAGGAAGGGCTCAAACCCATCGATTGCGTTCCGAAAACCCTTGAGGAGAAGATCGTTGCGCATGCCGACAACCTGATCAAGGGCACAAAAGAGATTACAATCGATGAAAGACTTCGTCTTTCGGCAAACCTGTCTGAGGCTGCCAGGAAGAGAATGAAGGACCTCTCGGACGAGATCGAGAAGTACAGGTAA
- a CDS encoding alpha/beta hydrolase family protein produces MKPGRADLIAIAVLITIVFTISAGCTGPAQQSQDSNAITEANESAANSSSLIFADPEFAFELRRTLGATYSGEADIGECLATASRIDEGDFESWYSEWKKTADAIRNAGDESLAAGHNVTAMEAYYRAATYYRTAEFFLHGNSTDPRIVETWEKSREAFRDALALDDVPYEIVEIPYENTTLPGYFYMVDDSGAPRPLLIIQTGFDGCQEELHPYAMEGIKRGYNVLTFEGPGQGEVIRVQHIPFRADWENVIEPVVDYALNRSDVDKDRIALWGISLGGYLAPRGAAYDPRITALIADGGTYDVGENLLRNLQEGGGEAANMTEEDLKEWLQTDPVEFNEAILEAMDNDTGTRWLNENGMFVFNVSTPAQFWAKWMDFSLAGIAENISCPTLVTAGAADHFDPDAEQAEELYDHLTCERELIIFSDEYGAGSHCQLGAFGQSFASKFDWLDEKMGMKG; encoded by the coding sequence ATGAAACCCGGGAGAGCTGATCTAATCGCGATCGCCGTTCTGATAACAATTGTTTTTACAATTTCTGCAGGCTGTACCGGCCCGGCCCAGCAATCGCAGGATTCAAATGCCATAACTGAAGCCAACGAATCTGCCGCTAATTCCTCTTCGCTCATATTTGCCGACCCGGAATTTGCTTTCGAGCTCCGGCGTACACTTGGCGCCACGTATTCGGGAGAGGCAGATATCGGGGAGTGCCTTGCCACCGCATCCCGGATCGACGAAGGAGACTTTGAGAGCTGGTACAGTGAATGGAAGAAGACCGCGGACGCCATCAGAAATGCGGGTGACGAGAGCTTGGCAGCAGGTCACAATGTTACCGCAATGGAGGCATACTACAGGGCTGCAACCTATTATCGCACGGCAGAGTTCTTCCTGCATGGCAACTCCACCGATCCCCGCATCGTGGAGACCTGGGAAAAGAGCCGGGAAGCGTTTCGCGATGCACTAGCGCTCGACGACGTCCCTTACGAGATTGTCGAGATTCCGTATGAGAATACGACGCTGCCGGGATACTTTTACATGGTCGATGATTCCGGCGCACCACGGCCGCTCCTAATCATCCAGACCGGCTTTGACGGCTGCCAGGAAGAGCTTCATCCATACGCGATGGAAGGAATAAAACGCGGGTACAACGTCCTGACATTCGAAGGGCCGGGCCAGGGAGAAGTTATACGGGTTCAGCATATCCCGTTCCGTGCCGACTGGGAGAATGTTATCGAACCTGTTGTGGATTATGCGTTGAACCGTTCCGACGTCGACAAAGACCGGATTGCACTCTGGGGTATTTCTCTCGGGGGCTACCTCGCTCCCCGCGGTGCCGCATATGATCCCCGGATCACGGCGCTGATCGCCGACGGAGGCACTTACGACGTCGGAGAGAATCTCCTGCGAAACCTGCAGGAAGGCGGTGGAGAGGCTGCGAACATGACGGAAGAGGACCTGAAAGAATGGTTGCAGACGGATCCGGTCGAGTTCAACGAAGCCATCCTGGAAGCCATGGATAACGACACCGGAACCCGCTGGCTGAACGAGAACGGTATGTTCGTCTTCAATGTCAGCACACCGGCACAGTTCTGGGCGAAATGGATGGATTTCTCACTCGCCGGAATCGCCGAGAATATTAGTTGCCCCACGCTGGTCACTGCAGGTGCGGCCGATCACTTCGACCCGGACGCGGAGCAGGCAGAAGAACTCTACGACCACCTAACCTGCGAACGTGAACTCATAATATTCTCAGACGAGTACGGTGCCGGGTCGCACTGCCAACTCGGGGCGTTCGGGCAGTCTTTTGCCTCCAAGTTCGACTGGCTCGATGAGAAAATGGGGATGAAGGGATAA
- a CDS encoding MarR family transcriptional regulator has translation MRQEDIDWKIYHIVVDENSVSADDILSKTGFDRETVTGSLKRLELSSLIEYDGETARILSLHEMLLKCSIKNAAADPESPIIIENGVIKENPNYKR, from the coding sequence GTGCGTCAGGAAGATATCGACTGGAAAATATACCATATTGTCGTCGACGAAAACAGCGTTTCCGCAGACGATATTTTATCCAAAACCGGTTTTGACAGGGAAACAGTAACGGGATCCCTGAAAAGGCTCGAGTTGAGCAGCCTTATAGAATATGACGGCGAAACGGCAAGGATACTCTCTCTTCACGAGATGCTCCTGAAATGCAGTATAAAGAATGCCGCGGCGGATCCCGAGAGTCCCATAATTATAGAGAACGGCGTTATCAAAGAGAACCCGAATTACAAGAGATAA
- a CDS encoding transcription factor, whose protein sequence is MVAVEDALKNDAVRAYLFRLVGEEGLDLIDKFPLEGEYSDEDLAERTGINLNSVRHTLYTLYGKRLAEYRRIKNAETGWLTYLWVMKFENLDATLSEEMDDILEILKAREDYELLNDFYICNKCGLRYTFDEAMARDFICINCDEKMDHFDNDLLAEALKRRVDAIKENLGKV, encoded by the coding sequence ATGGTAGCTGTAGAAGATGCACTTAAAAACGATGCGGTAAGAGCCTATCTCTTTCGCCTCGTCGGGGAAGAGGGGCTTGATTTAATCGATAAATTTCCTTTGGAGGGTGAATACAGCGACGAGGATCTTGCCGAGAGAACGGGGATCAACTTAAACAGCGTCAGGCATACCCTTTACACTCTCTACGGAAAGCGTCTGGCCGAATACCGCCGTATAAAGAATGCCGAGACAGGCTGGCTCACCTATCTCTGGGTCATGAAGTTCGAAAACCTCGACGCAACTCTCTCCGAAGAGATGGATGACATTCTTGAGATTCTCAAGGCGAGAGAGGATTACGAACTCCTGAACGACTTCTATATCTGCAACAAATGCGGCCTGAGATATACGTTCGACGAGGCGATGGCGAGGGACTTCATATGCATCAACTGCGATGAGAAGATGGACCATTTCGACAACGATCTCCTTGCCGAAGCTCTGAAGCGGCGTGTCGACGCCATAAAGGAAAACCTGGGGAAAGTGTGA
- a CDS encoding tRNA (cytidine(56)-2'-O)-methyltransferase, which produces MTEKVCVLRLGHRPERDRRVTTHVGLTARALGAEGMYLASEDKNIKQSIDDVAERWGGNFFVETGVGWKKCVNDWKADGGVVVHLTMYGVPMTSAIEEIKKHEKVLVVVGAEKVPADIYNMTDYNVSVTTQPHSEISSLALFLDHLSDGKNLNLEFPDADLKIDPCERGKRFKD; this is translated from the coding sequence ATGACAGAAAAAGTATGTGTCCTCCGTCTCGGCCACAGGCCGGAGAGGGACAGGCGAGTTACAACCCATGTCGGACTTACAGCCCGTGCACTTGGTGCCGAAGGTATGTACCTGGCATCCGAAGACAAGAATATAAAACAGTCCATCGATGACGTTGCCGAAAGGTGGGGAGGAAATTTCTTCGTCGAAACGGGAGTCGGGTGGAAGAAATGTGTCAACGACTGGAAGGCCGACGGAGGCGTGGTCGTCCACCTAACGATGTACGGCGTTCCGATGACATCAGCCATCGAAGAGATCAAAAAACATGAAAAGGTTCTGGTGGTCGTCGGAGCGGAGAAGGTTCCGGCGGACATCTACAACATGACAGATTACAATGTCTCAGTTACGACCCAGCCGCATTCAGAGATCTCAAGCCTTGCTCTTTTTCTCGATCATCTCTCCGACGGCAAAAACCTCAATCTCGAATTTCCGGATGCAGATCTAAAGATAGACCCCTGCGAGAGAGGGAAGAGGTTCAAGGATTGA
- a CDS encoding ATP-grasp domain-containing protein, giving the protein MKGRVLVAGFATRHVACSAKNAGYEVHAIDAFCDQDLQWNTKSCTIFEDLESLPGQIEEICKEIDPDYLVVTSGAEEISVSKKISGSCKDKAGIFTDKRKIQDFFRENSIRVPAILSDGSYPTMLKPCKGAGGWRNTVVESPEEENNFCEMWPETPYIRQEVVKGIPCSVSCIASGGRAKAIAANLQYLRGGDGERAYGFAGAATPFTNEKAGELMKEAERIASLSGCTGSIGIDFILSDDGIYAIEVNPRFQATLDIIEMSTGFNIFEAHINACKGIIPGSLPKAKKVIARRIIFADRDLIVKDDLKKYYPYVADIPRKNSQIEEGGAIISVYGEGDTLAGAESSLDKTIKEIGRYISRW; this is encoded by the coding sequence TTGAAGGGGCGTGTTCTTGTCGCGGGGTTTGCAACACGGCATGTTGCCTGCTCTGCGAAAAATGCCGGATACGAGGTCCATGCGATAGATGCGTTCTGCGATCAGGATCTGCAGTGGAATACGAAATCCTGCACTATCTTCGAGGATCTCGAATCGCTTCCCGGGCAGATAGAAGAGATCTGCAAAGAGATCGATCCCGATTATCTCGTGGTAACGTCGGGTGCAGAGGAGATCTCTGTCTCGAAGAAGATATCCGGAAGCTGTAAGGATAAAGCAGGGATCTTTACAGACAAACGGAAGATACAGGATTTCTTCCGGGAGAACTCGATCAGGGTTCCTGCGATCCTTTCCGACGGAAGCTACCCCACCATGCTCAAACCCTGCAAAGGAGCGGGCGGCTGGAGAAATACTGTCGTAGAATCCCCGGAGGAGGAAAACAACTTCTGTGAGATGTGGCCGGAGACACCATATATCCGCCAGGAGGTCGTAAAAGGAATCCCGTGCAGCGTATCGTGCATCGCATCCGGCGGAAGGGCGAAGGCGATCGCCGCAAATCTCCAGTATCTCAGGGGAGGCGACGGTGAGCGGGCCTACGGTTTCGCAGGCGCCGCGACTCCTTTTACGAACGAAAAGGCCGGTGAACTCATGAAAGAGGCCGAAAGGATCGCATCTTTATCGGGCTGCACCGGCTCGATAGGCATCGACTTCATCCTCTCGGACGACGGGATCTACGCAATCGAGGTCAACCCGCGTTTCCAGGCGACGCTTGATATCATCGAGATGTCGACAGGTTTCAACATATTTGAAGCGCACATAAACGCCTGCAAAGGAATAATCCCCGGATCTTTGCCCAAAGCAAAAAAGGTGATCGCAAGGAGGATCATATTCGCGGATCGCGATCTGATCGTTAAGGACGACCTGAAGAAATACTACCCGTACGTAGCAGATATTCCCCGTAAAAACAGCCAAATAGAAGAAGGCGGAGCGATAATCAGTGTTTACGGAGAAGGGGACACTCTTGCAGGTGCCGAATCGTCACTGGATAAAACTATTAAAGAAATTGGCAGATATATAAGCAGATGGTAG
- the artA gene encoding archaeosortase A yields the protein MFQVFLILSLVLFVLFLVPSKYRRYFAAGGWSFLGIFFVLFSFGHVAENEFIYPVAAVLSLPLFIITIAASYSGNRTAFRITTVAAVAFIVYSVIAPNQAISEWLIRMQVDNTILALAMIGHPAAAPSWDCILSNGYGIIITFSCTPIVGTAVMLGMATGIDANLKQKIAAAGFVILSLAALNIARLVFVVKAYSEQWFPYFTDFASGGFPGHESFFWAHNVIGRISFTFLAIILVGWGLTYFIPDLRKFYREILYFYYNGLKKISSCRFDMKDI from the coding sequence ATGTTCCAGGTATTCCTGATACTGTCATTAGTCCTGTTTGTCCTCTTCCTGGTCCCCTCGAAGTACAGGAGATATTTCGCCGCGGGAGGCTGGTCTTTCCTCGGGATCTTCTTCGTCCTCTTCTCTTTCGGCCACGTGGCGGAGAACGAATTCATCTACCCTGTGGCAGCGGTGCTCTCACTTCCGTTGTTTATTATAACGATCGCTGCATCTTATTCCGGGAACAGAACGGCATTCCGGATAACGACGGTGGCTGCGGTGGCGTTCATTGTTTATTCAGTAATCGCACCCAACCAGGCGATATCGGAATGGCTGATCAGGATGCAGGTGGACAACACGATCCTCGCTCTCGCCATGATCGGGCATCCTGCCGCGGCTCCTTCATGGGACTGTATCCTGAGCAACGGCTACGGGATTATAATCACATTCTCGTGTACGCCCATCGTCGGGACGGCGGTGATGCTCGGAATGGCAACAGGTATCGATGCAAACCTGAAACAGAAGATCGCGGCTGCCGGGTTCGTGATCCTCTCGCTGGCCGCCCTCAATATCGCGAGGCTCGTATTCGTAGTCAAGGCGTACTCGGAGCAGTGGTTCCCTTATTTCACTGACTTTGCATCGGGCGGATTTCCTGGACACGAGAGCTTCTTCTGGGCGCACAACGTCATAGGCAGGATCAGCTTCACTTTCCTTGCGATAATCCTTGTCGGGTGGGGACTGACGTATTTCATCCCGGATTTGAGGAAATTTTACCGCGAGATTCTCTACTTTTACTATAACGGGTTGAAAAAGATCTCCTCTTGCCGGTTTGACATGAAAGATATTTGA
- a CDS encoding 4Fe-4S binding protein has protein sequence MKLLVRFHKRRGQEPIIARTVLDTGVLINVERAYIESMDGEVLIDVPNDKAKLVCERLKAFGAEVERLEESVRRKEEECIDCGECISICPQGVFSFDKDWNITMKQENCVLCGKCVESCPHSALSIHQ, from the coding sequence ATGAAACTCCTTGTCAGGTTCCATAAAAGACGCGGCCAGGAGCCGATTATCGCGAGGACTGTCCTCGACACCGGCGTCCTGATAAACGTGGAGAGGGCCTACATCGAATCCATGGACGGCGAGGTCCTGATAGATGTCCCCAACGACAAGGCGAAGCTTGTATGCGAGAGGCTGAAGGCGTTCGGGGCCGAAGTAGAAAGGCTCGAAGAATCGGTGAGGCGCAAAGAGGAGGAATGCATCGACTGCGGGGAGTGCATCAGTATCTGCCCGCAGGGCGTCTTCTCCTTCGACAAGGACTGGAACATCACGATGAAGCAGGAGAACTGCGTTCTCTGCGGAAAATGCGTGGAGTCGTGCCCGCATTCGGCGCTCTCCATCCACCAGTAG